The following coding sequences lie in one Streptomyces albofaciens JCM 4342 genomic window:
- a CDS encoding cytochrome c oxidase subunit 3, protein MSVVATATTVETGHAHPSVNRPNLTSVGTIIWLSSELMFFAALFAMYFTLRSVTGAEFWKESADALNLPFSATNTTILVLSSLTCQLGVFAAERGDVKKLRTWFVITFIMGAIFIGGQVFEYTDLVKEEGLSLSSSPYGSVFYLTTGFHGLHVTGGLIAFLLVLGRTYAAKRFTHEQATAAIVVSYYWHFVDVVWIGLFATIYLIR, encoded by the coding sequence ATGTCGGTCGTGGCGACAGCAACGACAGTAGAAACCGGGCACGCGCACCCGTCGGTCAATCGGCCGAACCTCACCAGCGTCGGAACCATCATCTGGCTGAGTTCCGAGCTGATGTTCTTCGCGGCCCTCTTCGCGATGTACTTCACCCTCCGATCGGTGACCGGGGCCGAGTTTTGGAAGGAATCCGCCGATGCGCTGAATCTTCCGTTCTCCGCGACGAACACCACGATCCTGGTACTCAGCTCGCTGACCTGCCAGCTCGGTGTGTTCGCGGCCGAGCGCGGCGATGTCAAGAAGCTCCGGACCTGGTTCGTGATCACCTTCATCATGGGGGCGATCTTCATCGGGGGTCAGGTCTTCGAGTACACCGATCTGGTCAAGGAGGAGGGCCTCTCGCTCTCGTCCAGCCCGTACGGTTCGGTGTTCTACCTGACCACCGGCTTCCACGGACTGCACGTGACGGGCGGACTCATCGCCTTCCTGCTGGTCCTGGGCAGGACGTACGCGGCCAAGAGGTTCACCCACGAACAGGCCACCGCGGCCATCGTCGTGTCCTACTACTGGCACTTCGTCGATGTCGTCTGGATCGGCCTCTTCGCCACGATCTACCTGATCCGGTGA
- a CDS encoding c-type cytochrome, producing MKKLSARRRHPLAALVVLLFALAVTGGLYAAFAPADKAQADDTAQSLAIKEGKKLFAVGCASCHGTGGQGTSDGPSLVGVGAAAVDFQVGTGRMPAQQPGAQVPRKKNIYSQAEIDQLAAYVASLGAGPNVPSKDQYSKDGADIAKGGELFRTNCAQCHNFTGKGGALTNGKFAPTLEGVDPKHIYEAMETGPQNMPSFGDGSLSPQNKKDIVSYLGAVNSDDTPSPGGLGLGGLGPVTEGLFGWIAGLGALIAVAIWVAARTTKAKKS from the coding sequence GTGAAAAAGCTCTCCGCACGACGGCGCCATCCGCTGGCGGCGCTCGTCGTCCTACTCTTCGCGCTGGCGGTCACTGGGGGGCTGTACGCCGCGTTCGCGCCTGCGGACAAGGCCCAGGCCGATGACACCGCCCAGTCTCTTGCCATCAAGGAGGGCAAGAAGCTCTTCGCCGTCGGCTGCGCCAGCTGCCACGGCACCGGCGGTCAGGGCACCTCCGACGGCCCGAGCCTGGTCGGCGTGGGCGCCGCCGCCGTCGACTTCCAGGTCGGTACCGGCCGGATGCCGGCGCAGCAGCCCGGCGCCCAGGTGCCGCGGAAGAAGAACATCTACAGCCAGGCCGAGATCGACCAGCTCGCCGCGTACGTCGCGTCGCTGGGTGCCGGTCCGAACGTGCCGAGCAAGGACCAGTACAGCAAGGACGGCGCGGACATCGCCAAGGGCGGTGAGCTGTTCCGTACGAACTGCGCGCAGTGCCACAACTTCACCGGTAAGGGCGGTGCCCTGACCAACGGCAAGTTCGCACCGACGCTTGAGGGCGTGGACCCGAAGCACATCTACGAGGCCATGGAAACCGGCCCGCAGAACATGCCTTCGTTCGGTGACGGCTCGCTGTCCCCGCAGAACAAGAAGGACATCGTGTCCTACCTCGGCGCCGTCAACAGCGACGACACCCCCAGCCCCGGTGGTCTGGGCCTGGGCGGTCTCGGACCTGTCACCGAGGGCCTCTTCGGTTGGATCGCCGGCCTGGGCGCGCTGATCGCGGTCGCCATCTGGGTCGCAGCCCGGACTACGAAGGCCAAGAAGTCATGA
- a CDS encoding ubiquinol-cytochrome c reductase iron-sulfur subunit — translation MSETGRHEDVPEKNLPGERETAHGGAVDTADNPFADPGLPPHEHRIQDIDERAAKRSERTVALLFTVSMLATIGFIASYVIFPVDKIVYIWPFGHVSALNFALGLTLGVALFCIGAGAVHWARTLMSDEEVADDRHPIEAAPEVKAKVMEDFRQGAKESGFGRRKLIRNTMFGALAVVPLSGVVLLRDLGPLPEKKLRTTGWKKGVRLVNQSTNLPLRPEDIAVGSLTFAKPEGLEEDDEEFNTKIAKDALMLVRIQPQNIKDKQELDWSHEGIVAYSKICTHVGCPISLYEQQTHHVLCPCHQSTFDLSDGGRVIFGPAGHALPQLHITVKDGFLEAVSDFAEPVGPSFWERG, via the coding sequence ATGAGTGAGACTGGACGACACGAAGACGTGCCAGAAAAGAACCTCCCCGGTGAGCGGGAAACGGCTCACGGCGGCGCGGTGGACACGGCGGACAACCCCTTCGCCGACCCGGGGCTGCCGCCCCACGAGCACCGCATCCAGGACATCGACGAGCGGGCCGCGAAGCGCTCCGAGCGCACCGTCGCGCTGCTGTTCACGGTGTCGATGCTGGCGACGATCGGCTTCATCGCCTCGTACGTGATCTTCCCGGTCGACAAGATCGTCTACATCTGGCCGTTCGGCCACGTCAGCGCGCTGAACTTCGCGCTGGGCCTGACGCTGGGTGTGGCCCTCTTCTGCATCGGCGCCGGCGCGGTCCACTGGGCCCGCACGCTGATGTCGGACGAGGAGGTCGCCGACGACCGGCACCCGATCGAGGCGGCCCCCGAGGTCAAGGCCAAGGTCATGGAGGACTTCCGGCAGGGTGCCAAGGAGTCCGGCTTCGGCCGCCGCAAGCTGATCCGCAACACCATGTTCGGCGCGCTGGCCGTGGTGCCGCTGTCCGGTGTCGTGCTGCTGCGCGACCTCGGTCCGCTGCCGGAGAAGAAGCTGCGCACGACGGGCTGGAAGAAGGGCGTCCGCCTGGTCAACCAGTCCACCAACCTCCCGCTGCGTCCCGAGGACATCGCGGTCGGCTCCCTGACGTTCGCCAAGCCCGAGGGCCTGGAGGAGGACGACGAGGAGTTCAACACCAAGATCGCCAAGGACGCCCTGATGCTCGTGCGGATCCAGCCGCAGAACATCAAGGACAAGCAGGAACTGGACTGGTCGCACGAGGGCATCGTCGCCTACTCGAAGATCTGCACCCACGTGGGCTGCCCGATCAGCCTGTACGAGCAGCAGACGCACCACGTGCTGTGCCCCTGCCACCAGTCGACCTTTGACCTGTCCGACGGCGGACGCGTCATCTTCGGCCCCGCCGGACACGCCCTGCCGCAGCTGCACATCACGGTGAAGGACGGCTTCCTCGAAGCCGTAAGCGACTTCGCGGAGCCCGTCGGCCCGAGCTTCTGGGAGCGCGGATGA
- a CDS encoding cytochrome b, translating to MSNETSATTTRRGQAPRGERIADWADGRLGIYSLAKANMRKIFPDHWSFMLGEICLYSFIIIILTGVYLTLFFHPSMAEVTYHGSYVPMHGIRMTQAFESTLDISFDVRGGLLIRQIHHWAALVFLGGMMVHMMRVFFTGAFRKPREVNWLFGFLLLVLGMFTGFTGYSLPDDLLSGTGVRFIEGVILAMPLIGSYLQMFIFGGEFPGHDIIPRFFTIHVLLLPGIMLGLLVAHLILVFYHKHTQFPGAGKTNKNVVGMPLLPVYMAKAGGFFFLVFGVISVIAAVASINPVWAIGPYRPDQVSTGAQPDWYMGFAEGLVRVMPGWEWDIWGHTINFGVLIPILIFPLVLVAIAVYPFVESWVTGDKREHHILDRPRNAPTRTGFGVAWLIAYLVMLVGGGNDLWATHFHLSINSITWFVRIAFFVGPVLGFIVTKRICLGLQRRDRDKVLHGRESGIIKRLPHGEFIEVHEPLNQEQLHTLTQHEQPKPFEIGPEVDENGVERKVKRSTKLRAKLSKGYYGEGNVIPKPTPEEYKEITSGHGHH from the coding sequence ATGAGTAACGAGACGAGCGCGACCACCACGCGCCGCGGCCAGGCGCCGCGGGGCGAGCGGATCGCCGACTGGGCGGACGGCCGGCTGGGCATCTACAGCCTCGCCAAGGCCAACATGCGCAAGATCTTCCCGGACCACTGGTCCTTCATGCTGGGCGAGATCTGCCTCTACAGCTTCATCATCATCATCCTGACCGGCGTCTACCTGACGCTGTTCTTCCACCCGAGCATGGCCGAGGTGACCTACCACGGCTCGTACGTGCCCATGCACGGGATCCGGATGACGCAGGCGTTCGAGTCGACGCTGGACATCAGCTTCGACGTGCGCGGCGGTCTGCTCATCCGGCAGATCCACCACTGGGCGGCCCTGGTCTTCCTGGGCGGCATGATGGTGCACATGATGCGGGTGTTCTTCACCGGCGCCTTCCGCAAGCCGCGCGAGGTCAACTGGCTGTTCGGCTTCCTGCTGCTGGTGCTCGGCATGTTCACCGGCTTCACCGGCTACTCGCTGCCGGACGACCTGCTCTCCGGCACCGGCGTCCGGTTCATCGAGGGTGTCATCCTGGCGATGCCGCTCATCGGCTCGTACCTGCAGATGTTCATCTTCGGCGGGGAGTTCCCGGGACACGACATCATCCCGAGGTTCTTCACGATCCACGTGCTGCTGCTGCCGGGCATCATGCTCGGCCTGCTGGTGGCGCACCTGATCCTGGTCTTCTACCACAAGCACACGCAGTTCCCGGGTGCCGGCAAGACCAACAAGAACGTCGTCGGCATGCCGCTGCTGCCGGTCTACATGGCCAAGGCCGGAGGCTTCTTCTTCCTGGTCTTCGGCGTGATCTCGGTGATCGCGGCGGTCGCCAGCATCAACCCGGTGTGGGCCATCGGCCCGTACCGGCCCGACCAGGTGTCCACCGGCGCCCAGCCCGACTGGTACATGGGCTTCGCCGAGGGTCTGGTCCGTGTGATGCCCGGCTGGGAGTGGGACATCTGGGGCCACACCATCAACTTCGGTGTGCTGATCCCGATCCTGATCTTCCCGCTGGTGCTGGTGGCGATCGCGGTCTACCCGTTCGTCGAGTCCTGGGTCACCGGCGACAAGCGCGAGCACCACATCCTGGACCGCCCGCGCAACGCCCCGACCCGTACCGGCTTCGGTGTGGCCTGGCTGATCGCGTACCTGGTGATGCTGGTCGGCGGTGGCAACGACCTGTGGGCCACCCACTTCCACCTGTCGATCAACTCGATCACCTGGTTCGTGCGGATCGCGTTCTTCGTCGGTCCGGTGCTGGGCTTCATCGTCACCAAGCGGATCTGCCTGGGCCTCCAGCGCCGCGACCGCGACAAGGTGCTGCACGGACGCGAGTCCGGCATCATCAAGCGGCTGCCGCACGGTGAGTTCATCGAGGTGCACGAGCCGCTCAACCAGGAGCAGCTGCACACCCTCACCCAGCACGAGCAGCCCAAGCCGTTCGAGATCGGCCCGGAGGTCGACGAGAACGGTGTCGAGCGGAAGGTCAAGCGGTCGACGAAGCTGCGCGCCAAGCTCTCGAAGGGCTACTACGGCGAGGGCAACGTCATCCCGAAGCCGACCCCGGAGGAGTACAAGGAGATCACCAGCGGCCACGGCCACCACTGA